Genomic DNA from Caldicellulosiruptoraceae bacterium PP1:
AGGTTTACAGTGTTCCCGGTGCAACAACTCTTGGATATTTATTATTAGCATATGAACTATTCCCAAATGCTTTTCAAGAGAAATTAAACATTCCAGAAAGTAACAACAAAGTTCCTGATATACTTGATGAAAGTAGATATGAAATTGAATGGTTACTTAAAATGCAAGATAGTAAAAGCGGTGGAGTATATCACAAGATGGGTAGTGCA
This window encodes:
- a CDS encoding glycoside hydrolase family 9 protein; its protein translation is VYSVPGATTLGYLLLAYELFPNAFQEKLNIPESNNKVPDILDESRYEIEWLLKMQDSKSGGVYHKMGSAYFPDFRMPEYDTGDLYVAPISATAIGSFCCRIF